The following are from one region of the Stigmatella ashevillena genome:
- a CDS encoding GNAT family N-acetyltransferase, whose product MDRPRFSPPEGAAEREAVIDIEAQSFALAPPDAAAMVEKVGLANFRVLRERGEVVAMALPIPMGQWYGGRRVPMAGVGGVGVSPRARGQGTATQLMREVLQEMRGAGFPLSVLYPSTQTLYRRVGYEQAGSRYEIRAQVEGLDFRERALALRPIRETDHAVLQDVYRRQAASRHGFLDRVPHIWNRVHSPRNETAYGFLVEGAQGVEGYVYLVRRRKVEYKQELVLTDFVALTPTAARRLLSFLGDHKSLALEAVWSGGPADPWLFLLQEQTYQVKLLYHWMLRVLDVPAALEARGYPEGLSGTLHLEVEDELFSENRGRFMLHVSEGKGRVERGGEGQMRLNIRALAPLYSGFLTPEALRSVGALAAEDACVRRAAAIFTSPPPVLPDMF is encoded by the coding sequence ATGGACAGGCCACGGTTCAGTCCCCCAGAAGGCGCAGCGGAACGGGAGGCGGTGATCGACATCGAAGCGCAGTCGTTCGCCCTTGCTCCCCCGGATGCGGCGGCGATGGTGGAGAAGGTTGGCCTCGCGAACTTCCGGGTGCTGAGGGAGCGCGGGGAAGTGGTGGCCATGGCGCTCCCCATTCCCATGGGCCAGTGGTACGGCGGACGCCGGGTCCCCATGGCGGGCGTGGGCGGCGTGGGCGTGTCCCCCCGCGCGCGAGGCCAGGGCACGGCCACCCAGCTCATGCGGGAGGTTCTCCAGGAGATGCGGGGGGCGGGCTTTCCCCTCTCCGTGCTCTATCCGTCCACCCAGACCCTCTACCGGCGCGTGGGATACGAGCAGGCGGGTTCCCGGTATGAGATTCGCGCGCAGGTCGAGGGGCTCGATTTCCGGGAGCGGGCCCTGGCGCTGCGGCCGATCAGGGAAACGGACCACGCGGTGCTTCAGGACGTTTATCGCCGCCAGGCCGCCTCGCGGCACGGCTTCCTCGATCGTGTGCCTCACATCTGGAACCGTGTGCACAGTCCTCGCAACGAGACCGCTTATGGGTTCCTCGTGGAGGGGGCTCAAGGCGTAGAGGGCTATGTCTACCTCGTGCGTCGGCGCAAGGTGGAATACAAGCAGGAGCTGGTCCTCACGGACTTCGTTGCACTGACGCCCACGGCGGCACGGCGGCTGTTGAGCTTCCTGGGAGACCACAAGTCACTGGCCCTCGAGGCGGTGTGGAGCGGGGGGCCCGCGGATCCCTGGCTCTTTCTGCTCCAGGAGCAGACGTACCAGGTGAAGCTGCTCTATCACTGGATGCTGCGGGTGCTGGATGTCCCGGCCGCCCTCGAGGCGCGTGGGTATCCAGAGGGCCTCTCCGGCACCCTGCACCTGGAAGTAGAGGATGAACTCTTTTCCGAGAACCGGGGACGCTTCATGCTCCACGTCTCCGAGGGCAAGGGCCGGGTGGAGCGGGGCGGAGAAGGGCAGATGCGGCTGAACATCCGGGCGCTCGCGCCGCTCTATTCGGGCTTCCTGACGCCAGAGGCATTGCGCTCCGTGGGGGCGCTCGCGGCGGAGGATGCCTGTGTGCGGCGGGCGGCGGCGATCTTCACCAGTCCTCCGCCCGTGTTGCCGGACATGTTCTGA